The Megalobrama amblycephala isolate DHTTF-2021 linkage group LG13, ASM1881202v1, whole genome shotgun sequence genome contains a region encoding:
- the stk40 gene encoding serine/threonine-protein kinase 40 isoform X1 — protein sequence MRICRMSKRRASERGAGESSGRPSKLLCPGISGNNAKRAGPFVLGPRLGNSPVQSIVQCLARKDGTDDFYQLKILTLEERGDTAGETQEERQGKMLLHTEYSLLSLLSNQEGVVHHHGLFQDRSCEIVEDMEANKVRKMKRRICLVLDCLCAHDFSDKTADLINLQHYVIKEKRLSEREAIVIFYDVVRVVEALHKKNIVHRDLKLGNMVLNKRTHRITITNFCLGKHLVSEEDLLKDQRGSPAYISPDVLSGRPYRGKPSDMWALGVVLFTMLYGQFPFYDSIPQELFRKIKAAEYSIPEDGRVSESTVCLIRKLLVLDPQQRLTATEVLESLSAIIASWQSVSSLSGPLQVVPDIDDQLNHPEHLQEVKVTEESSQYEFENYMRQQLLLAEEKNTIHETKNFLSKRHFGNVPPVRRLGHDAQPISPLDAAILAQRFLRK from the exons atgagg ATCTGCAGAATGTCCAAACGCCGTGCTTCGGAACGAGGGGCCGGGGAATCATCCGGCAGACCCAGCAAGCTCCTTTGTCCTGGGATATCTGGCAACAATGCTAAGAGAGCCGGTCCCTTTGTTTTAG GCCCACGGCTGGGAAACTCTCCTGTGCAGAGTATAGTGCAGTGTCTAGCCAGAAAAGATGGGACGGATGATTTCTACCAGCTAAAA ATTCTGACCCTGGAAGAACGTGGGGACACGGCGGGAGAGACACAGGAAGAAAGGCAAGGCAAAATGCTCCTGCATACAGAGTATTCTTTACTGTCACTGCTCTCCAACCAAGAAGGAGTGGTACACCATCACGGCCTCTTCCAG GACCGCTCCTGTGAGATTGTCGAGGACATGGAGGCCAACAAAGTGCGGAAGATGAAGAGACGAATCTGTCTGGTGCTCGACTGCCTCTGTGCCCACGACTTCAGCGACAAGACTGCCGACCTCATCAACCTGCAGCATTATGTCATCAAAGAGAAGCGATTGAGCGAGCGCGAGGCCATCGTTATCTTCTATGATGTGGTGAGAGTAGTGGAGGCGTTACATAAG AAGAACATCGTGCATAGAGACTTGAAGCTTGGAAACATGGTGCTTAATAAAAG GACCCATCGGATCACCATCACAAACTTTTGCCTTGGCAAGCATTTGGTGAGTGAGGAAGATCTGTTAAAGGACCAGCGAGGCAGTCCGGCCTACATCAGCCCAGATGTCCTAAGTG GTCGTCCATACCGCGGTAAACCCAGTGATATGTGGGCGCTCGGTGTGGTGCTGTTCACCATGCTCTATGGCCAGTTCCCGTTCTATGACAGTATACCTCAAGAGCTCTTCCGCAAGATCAAAGCAGCAGAGTACTCCATCCCTGA GGATGGACGGGTATCAGAAAGTacggtgtgtttgatcaggaaGCTTCTGGTGCTCGACCCCCAGCAGAGACTCACTGCCACCGAGGTGCTCGAGTCTTTGAGCGCCATCATCGCATCCTG GCAATCTGTGTCCTCGCTGAGTGGCCCTCTACAAGTGGTGCCAGACATAGACGATCAGCTTAACCACCCCGAACATCTTCAGGAG GTGAAAGTGACAGAAGAGTCGTCTCAGTACGAATTTGAGAACTACATGAGGCAACAGCTCTTGTTGGCAGAAGAGAAGAACACTATCCACGAGACCAAGAACTTCCTCAGCAAGAGGCATTTTGGTAACGTGCCTCCGGTGAGGCGCCTTGGCCACGACGCTCAGCCCATCAGTCCTCTGGATGCCGCAATACTGGCCCAGCGCTTCCTCCGGAAGTAG
- the stk40 gene encoding serine/threonine-protein kinase 40 isoform X2: protein MSKRRASERGAGESSGRPSKLLCPGISGNNAKRAGPFVLGPRLGNSPVQSIVQCLARKDGTDDFYQLKILTLEERGDTAGETQEERQGKMLLHTEYSLLSLLSNQEGVVHHHGLFQDRSCEIVEDMEANKVRKMKRRICLVLDCLCAHDFSDKTADLINLQHYVIKEKRLSEREAIVIFYDVVRVVEALHKKNIVHRDLKLGNMVLNKRTHRITITNFCLGKHLVSEEDLLKDQRGSPAYISPDVLSGRPYRGKPSDMWALGVVLFTMLYGQFPFYDSIPQELFRKIKAAEYSIPEDGRVSESTVCLIRKLLVLDPQQRLTATEVLESLSAIIASWQSVSSLSGPLQVVPDIDDQLNHPEHLQEVKVTEESSQYEFENYMRQQLLLAEEKNTIHETKNFLSKRHFGNVPPVRRLGHDAQPISPLDAAILAQRFLRK from the exons ATGTCCAAACGCCGTGCTTCGGAACGAGGGGCCGGGGAATCATCCGGCAGACCCAGCAAGCTCCTTTGTCCTGGGATATCTGGCAACAATGCTAAGAGAGCCGGTCCCTTTGTTTTAG GCCCACGGCTGGGAAACTCTCCTGTGCAGAGTATAGTGCAGTGTCTAGCCAGAAAAGATGGGACGGATGATTTCTACCAGCTAAAA ATTCTGACCCTGGAAGAACGTGGGGACACGGCGGGAGAGACACAGGAAGAAAGGCAAGGCAAAATGCTCCTGCATACAGAGTATTCTTTACTGTCACTGCTCTCCAACCAAGAAGGAGTGGTACACCATCACGGCCTCTTCCAG GACCGCTCCTGTGAGATTGTCGAGGACATGGAGGCCAACAAAGTGCGGAAGATGAAGAGACGAATCTGTCTGGTGCTCGACTGCCTCTGTGCCCACGACTTCAGCGACAAGACTGCCGACCTCATCAACCTGCAGCATTATGTCATCAAAGAGAAGCGATTGAGCGAGCGCGAGGCCATCGTTATCTTCTATGATGTGGTGAGAGTAGTGGAGGCGTTACATAAG AAGAACATCGTGCATAGAGACTTGAAGCTTGGAAACATGGTGCTTAATAAAAG GACCCATCGGATCACCATCACAAACTTTTGCCTTGGCAAGCATTTGGTGAGTGAGGAAGATCTGTTAAAGGACCAGCGAGGCAGTCCGGCCTACATCAGCCCAGATGTCCTAAGTG GTCGTCCATACCGCGGTAAACCCAGTGATATGTGGGCGCTCGGTGTGGTGCTGTTCACCATGCTCTATGGCCAGTTCCCGTTCTATGACAGTATACCTCAAGAGCTCTTCCGCAAGATCAAAGCAGCAGAGTACTCCATCCCTGA GGATGGACGGGTATCAGAAAGTacggtgtgtttgatcaggaaGCTTCTGGTGCTCGACCCCCAGCAGAGACTCACTGCCACCGAGGTGCTCGAGTCTTTGAGCGCCATCATCGCATCCTG GCAATCTGTGTCCTCGCTGAGTGGCCCTCTACAAGTGGTGCCAGACATAGACGATCAGCTTAACCACCCCGAACATCTTCAGGAG GTGAAAGTGACAGAAGAGTCGTCTCAGTACGAATTTGAGAACTACATGAGGCAACAGCTCTTGTTGGCAGAAGAGAAGAACACTATCCACGAGACCAAGAACTTCCTCAGCAAGAGGCATTTTGGTAACGTGCCTCCGGTGAGGCGCCTTGGCCACGACGCTCAGCCCATCAGTCCTCTGGATGCCGCAATACTGGCCCAGCGCTTCCTCCGGAAGTAG